The Quadrisphaera sp. RL12-1S genome has a segment encoding these proteins:
- a CDS encoding DedA family protein produces the protein MLDPLLGQLTSLAPLWVYLVAAGLVFVEDAVFVGFLVPGETAAVLVGVDASRGHVELVLAVAAVVLAAVLGDSAGYEVGRRWGGRLLRTRLLQRRRPQLDAAAARLADRGGSAVLAGRFFAFGRAAMPALAGASRMPYRRFLAWNGLGGLVWGTAAVLVGYLAGDSYRAVTDRVGPVAAGLLAVVVLALVVRHRLRQRRHRAPGTSGPAL, from the coding sequence GTGCTCGACCCCCTGCTCGGCCAGCTCACCTCCCTGGCGCCGCTGTGGGTGTACCTCGTCGCCGCCGGCCTCGTCTTCGTCGAGGACGCCGTCTTCGTCGGCTTCCTCGTGCCCGGTGAGACCGCCGCCGTGCTCGTCGGCGTCGACGCCTCCCGCGGGCACGTCGAGCTGGTCCTCGCGGTCGCCGCCGTGGTGCTGGCGGCGGTGCTCGGCGACAGCGCCGGCTACGAGGTGGGCCGTCGCTGGGGAGGCAGGCTGCTGCGCACCCGCCTGCTGCAGCGCCGCAGGCCCCAGCTCGACGCCGCCGCCGCGCGCCTGGCGGACCGGGGTGGCTCGGCGGTGCTGGCGGGCCGGTTCTTCGCCTTCGGGCGCGCCGCGATGCCCGCGCTGGCCGGCGCCTCCCGCATGCCCTACCGCCGCTTCCTGGCCTGGAACGGCCTGGGCGGGCTGGTCTGGGGCACGGCGGCCGTGCTGGTCGGCTACCTCGCCGGCGACTCCTACCGCGCCGTCACCGACAGGGTCGGCCCGGTCGCTGCCGGGTTGCTCGCCGTCGTCGTCCTCGCCCTCGTGGTGCGGCACCGCCTGCGCCAGCGGCGGCACCGCGCGCCCGGGACCTCCGGCCCTGCGCTCTGA
- a CDS encoding DedA family protein, producing MSLLDPQHLLSSFGAVGLFVILFAETGLLIGFFLPGDSLLFTAGLLAATSATSAAHLPLAQVLVAGAAGALLGAQVGYLIGRRVGPALLDRPDRPKLQAGVRRAQAVLDRYGHGRAVVLARFIPVVRTLMNPLAGTVGVPAGRFALWQVVGGLVWSLGVTLAGYVLGTRIPGIDAYLLPIIAVVVVVSLVPVAVELVKARREAGRS from the coding sequence GTGAGCCTGCTCGACCCGCAGCACCTGCTCTCCTCGTTCGGGGCGGTGGGGCTGTTCGTCATCCTCTTCGCCGAGACGGGCCTGCTCATCGGCTTCTTCCTGCCCGGCGACTCGCTGCTGTTCACCGCCGGTCTGCTGGCGGCGACGTCGGCCACGAGCGCCGCGCACCTGCCGCTGGCCCAGGTGCTGGTCGCGGGCGCGGCCGGCGCCCTGCTCGGGGCGCAGGTCGGGTACCTCATCGGCCGCCGGGTGGGCCCGGCGCTGCTGGACCGTCCCGACCGGCCCAAGCTGCAGGCCGGGGTGCGCCGCGCGCAGGCGGTGCTGGACCGCTACGGCCACGGCCGCGCGGTGGTGCTGGCCCGCTTCATCCCCGTGGTCCGCACGCTCATGAACCCGCTCGCCGGCACGGTCGGGGTGCCCGCGGGGCGCTTCGCGCTGTGGCAGGTGGTCGGTGGGCTCGTGTGGAGCCTGGGCGTGACGCTGGCCGGGTACGTGCTGGGCACGCGCATCCCCGGCATCGACGCCTACCTGCTGCCGATCATCGCGGTGGTCGTGGTGGTCTCGCTCGTCCCCGTGGCGGTGGAGCTGGTGAAGGCCCGCCGGGAAGCCGGCCGGTCCTGA
- a CDS encoding COG4705 family protein, producing the protein MTTPPTATSARAARSGRPAGRLRGWTPGWTAARAAKVPEITAVFWLVKVLTTGMGEAASDYLGETSLVLGALVGVGSLVGALAWQLRAREYSAVRYWTAVSAVAVFGTMTADITHVVTDLPYAVTTVVWAVVVAVLFTAWWRVEGTLSIHHVDSTRRELFYWATVLATFALGTAAGDLTGLALGWGFLPSGLLFGAAMLVPLAAWRLGLSPVAAFWSAYVLTRPFGASFADWLGKPAQVGGGVGLGDGPVTLAALVAIAVLVGVLAVTRADVQRADLQRGDVQRGERVTAGEGAA; encoded by the coding sequence ATGACCACGCCCCCGACCGCCACGTCCGCGCGCGCAGCGCGCAGCGGACGTCCGGCGGGCCGCCTGCGCGGCTGGACCCCTGGCTGGACCGCCGCCCGCGCCGCCAAGGTGCCCGAGATCACGGCCGTGTTCTGGCTGGTCAAGGTGCTCACCACGGGCATGGGGGAGGCCGCCTCGGACTACCTCGGCGAGACCAGCCTGGTGCTCGGCGCCCTGGTGGGCGTGGGTTCGCTGGTCGGGGCGCTGGCCTGGCAGCTGCGCGCGAGGGAGTACTCCGCTGTGCGCTACTGGACGGCCGTGAGCGCCGTCGCGGTGTTCGGCACCATGACCGCGGACATCACCCACGTGGTCACGGACCTGCCGTACGCGGTGACCACGGTCGTGTGGGCCGTGGTCGTCGCCGTCCTGTTCACCGCCTGGTGGAGGGTGGAGGGCACGCTGTCGATCCACCACGTCGACTCCACCCGCCGCGAGCTCTTCTACTGGGCCACGGTGCTGGCCACCTTCGCCCTCGGCACCGCCGCCGGCGACCTCACCGGCCTGGCGCTGGGCTGGGGCTTCCTGCCGTCCGGGCTGCTGTTCGGCGCGGCGATGCTGGTGCCGCTGGCCGCGTGGCGCCTCGGCCTGAGCCCGGTGGCGGCGTTCTGGAGCGCGTACGTGCTCACCCGGCCGTTCGGGGCCTCGTTCGCCGACTGGCTCGGCAAGCCCGCCCAGGTCGGCGGCGGCGTGGGGCTGGGGGACGGTCCGGTGACGCTCGCGGCGCTGGTGGCGATCGCCGTGCTCGTGGGGGTCCTCGCCGTCACGCGAGCCGACGTCCAGCGCGCCGACCTCCAGCGCGGTGACGTCCAGCGCGGTGAGCGCGTCACGGCGGGGGAGGGCGCGGCGTGA
- a CDS encoding sensor histidine kinase — MAWSATLVVAAWMVVLGVVAVLVVGVALDRSADDALRARAQAVTATVRVGAGGGLTVLEGPDDQALDTDTWVLAPGGALVEGVGAGTAAPPRAVSLAARVLSTDGEVLDTVDADAPTRLLGLPVHDSGGRPVAAVVTAASLVPYQQLRELAVTAVAVLAVLLVVGVHLVLRAAVARALSPVADMSEQVDAWSTTDPSHRLGPGPRPRELSSLAGTLDALLDRIAAALRHEQVLTAELSHELRTPLAGMRAELDWARAPGRSDAQRRESLDEVHQALRRAEGVVEGLLASARSATAAPGRCEVLPAVERVLAARRAAGVEGVSLRAEVDPAVAVGVEAAVLERALSPLVDNACRYARSAVRVSARRDEAQVRVTVVDDGPGIPADLVARVLEPGFRAQPSEQHRGAGLGLALAARLARTAGGDLVPEAAGAAGGGVLHLVLPAA, encoded by the coding sequence GTGGCCTGGTCGGCCACGCTCGTCGTCGCGGCGTGGATGGTGGTGCTGGGCGTGGTCGCCGTCCTCGTGGTCGGCGTGGCCCTCGACCGCTCGGCCGACGACGCCCTGCGGGCCCGCGCGCAGGCGGTCACCGCCACCGTCCGCGTGGGCGCGGGCGGTGGTCTCACCGTGCTGGAGGGGCCCGACGACCAGGCGCTGGACACCGACACCTGGGTCCTCGCCCCCGGCGGCGCCCTGGTGGAGGGGGTGGGCGCCGGGACCGCGGCACCGCCGCGGGCGGTCTCGCTGGCGGCGAGGGTGCTCAGCACCGACGGCGAGGTGCTGGACACCGTCGACGCCGACGCCCCCACCCGTCTGCTGGGGCTGCCCGTGCACGACTCCGGCGGCCGCCCCGTCGCCGCGGTCGTCACGGCCGCCTCCCTCGTGCCCTACCAGCAGCTGCGGGAGCTGGCGGTGACCGCCGTCGCCGTCCTGGCGGTGCTGCTCGTCGTCGGCGTCCACCTGGTGCTGCGGGCCGCGGTGGCGCGCGCTCTCAGCCCGGTCGCCGACATGAGCGAGCAGGTCGACGCGTGGAGCACCACCGACCCCTCCCATCGCCTCGGACCGGGACCCCGCCCCCGCGAGCTGTCCTCGCTGGCCGGCACGCTGGACGCGCTGCTGGACCGCATCGCGGCGGCGCTGCGCCACGAGCAGGTGCTCACCGCGGAGCTCTCCCACGAGCTGCGCACACCCCTGGCGGGGATGCGGGCCGAGCTGGACTGGGCACGGGCGCCCGGACGCAGCGACGCCCAGCGCCGGGAGTCCCTCGACGAGGTCCACCAGGCCCTGCGCCGGGCCGAGGGCGTGGTGGAGGGCCTGCTCGCCTCCGCCCGCTCGGCGACCGCGGCCCCGGGGCGCTGCGAGGTGCTGCCGGCCGTCGAGCGCGTGCTGGCGGCGCGGCGCGCAGCCGGTGTCGAGGGGGTGTCGCTGCGCGCGGAGGTCGACCCGGCCGTGGCGGTGGGGGTGGAGGCGGCGGTGCTCGAGCGGGCCCTGTCCCCGCTGGTCGACAACGCCTGCCGCTACGCCCGCTCGGCGGTGCGCGTGAGCGCTCGGCGCGACGAGGCGCAGGTGCGCGTCACCGTGGTCGACGACGGTCCCGGCATCCCCGCCGACCTCGTGGCGCGGGTGCTGGAGCCGGGCTTTCGCGCGCAGCCCTCCGAGCAGCACCGGGGGGCCGGCCTGGGGTTGGCGCTCGCCGCCCGGCTGGCGCGCACGGCGGGGGGAGACCTCGTGCCCGAGGCCGCCGGCGCAGCAGGCGGAGGCGTGCTCCACCTGGTGCTGCCGGCGGCCTGA
- a CDS encoding ZIP family metal transporter has product MLTAALALTTIPVLAALVSGVVAVIRRPGVRLTSALQHFAAGVVFSAAAIELLPPVLERSPLVAVSGFAAGVVVMFGFRKLGDVISARREARGAVGLPVGLAVATGIDFHIDGVILGAGFAASSSVGVLLTVALAVEYLFVGLSLSATLPASVPRRVVALAPAALALLTVAGTAVGVLLLGDASPVVLSGVLAFGAVAFMYLATEELLVEAHERGETSLGSVGFFVGFLVYLVLGELVG; this is encoded by the coding sequence ATGCTGACCGCAGCGCTCGCGCTCACCACCATCCCCGTGCTCGCCGCGCTCGTCTCGGGCGTCGTCGCGGTCATCCGGCGGCCGGGGGTGCGGCTGACCAGCGCGCTGCAGCACTTCGCCGCGGGCGTCGTCTTCTCGGCGGCGGCGATCGAGCTGCTGCCCCCGGTGCTCGAGCGCTCACCGCTGGTGGCCGTCAGCGGCTTCGCCGCCGGGGTCGTCGTCATGTTCGGCTTCCGCAAGCTCGGCGACGTCATCTCGGCCCGGCGGGAGGCGCGCGGCGCGGTCGGCCTCCCGGTGGGCCTGGCGGTCGCGACCGGGATCGACTTCCACATCGACGGGGTCATCCTCGGCGCGGGCTTCGCGGCCAGCAGCAGCGTGGGCGTGCTGCTCACGGTCGCGCTCGCGGTCGAGTACCTCTTCGTCGGCCTGTCGCTGTCGGCGACGCTCCCCGCGTCCGTGCCGCGGCGCGTGGTGGCGCTGGCGCCGGCCGCGCTCGCGCTGCTGACCGTGGCCGGCACGGCGGTCGGGGTGCTGCTGCTCGGCGACGCCTCCCCCGTCGTCCTCTCCGGCGTGCTGGCGTTCGGGGCCGTCGCGTTCATGTACCTCGCCACCGAGGAGCTCCTCGTCGAGGCGCACGAGCGGGGTGAGACCAGCCTCGGCAGCGTCGGGTTCTTCGTCGGCTTCCTGGTCTACCTGGTGCTCGGCGAGCTCGTCGGCTGA
- a CDS encoding cation diffusion facilitator family transporter: MHEEPAAHHGHDDHEHHDHEHASGVRGVLQGIFAPHSHDAADSIDDALEGSSAGIRAVRTSLVVLGLTALLQAVIVAASGSVALLADTIHNLSDALTAVPLWIAFALSRRAATRRFTYGYGRAEDLAGLFVLAMIALSAVVAAYEAVRRLLDPQPIEHLGWVAAAGLVGFLGNEAVALYRIRVGRRIGSAALVADGLHARTDGFTSLAVLVGAGGVALGFPLADPVVGLVITVAIVAVLWGAARDVLGRLMDGVDPALVETAERALGARPGVRSVRSVRMRWVGHELVAEADLDVDPDLTLAEAHAVAHGAEHDLTHSVRKLTRATVHAYPAHQAARGRGLGGAAPVRAS; encoded by the coding sequence ATTCATGAGGAGCCGGCCGCCCACCACGGCCACGACGACCACGAGCACCACGACCACGAGCACGCCAGCGGGGTCCGAGGCGTGCTCCAGGGGATCTTCGCGCCGCACAGCCACGACGCCGCCGACTCCATCGACGACGCCCTGGAGGGCAGCAGCGCGGGGATCCGCGCCGTGCGGACCTCCCTGGTGGTGCTCGGCCTGACCGCCCTGCTGCAGGCCGTCATCGTGGCCGCCTCCGGCTCGGTGGCCCTGCTCGCCGACACCATCCACAACCTCTCCGACGCACTCACCGCGGTGCCGCTGTGGATCGCGTTCGCGCTGTCGCGGCGCGCGGCCACCCGGCGCTTCACCTACGGCTACGGCCGCGCCGAGGACCTCGCCGGCCTGTTCGTGCTGGCGATGATCGCCCTGTCCGCGGTGGTCGCCGCGTACGAGGCCGTGCGGCGCCTGCTGGACCCGCAGCCCATCGAGCACCTGGGCTGGGTGGCTGCTGCCGGACTGGTCGGCTTCCTCGGCAACGAGGCGGTGGCGCTGTACCGCATCCGCGTGGGACGCCGCATCGGGTCGGCCGCGCTGGTCGCCGACGGCCTGCACGCCCGCACCGACGGCTTCACCTCCCTGGCGGTCCTGGTCGGTGCCGGCGGGGTGGCGCTCGGCTTCCCCCTGGCCGACCCGGTGGTCGGGCTGGTCATCACCGTGGCGATCGTGGCGGTGCTGTGGGGCGCTGCCCGCGACGTGCTGGGCCGGCTCATGGACGGCGTGGACCCCGCGCTGGTGGAGACCGCCGAGCGCGCGCTCGGCGCGCGCCCCGGGGTGCGGTCGGTGCGATCGGTGCGGATGCGGTGGGTCGGCCACGAGCTCGTCGCGGAGGCCGACCTCGACGTCGACCCGGACCTGACGCTGGCCGAGGCCCACGCGGTCGCGCACGGCGCCGAGCACGACCTCACGCACTCCGTGCGCAAGCTCACCCGCGCCACCGTGCACGCCTACCCGGCCCACCAAGCCGCCAGAGGCCGGGGCCTCGGCGGGGCCGCACCTGTCAGGGCGAGCTGA
- a CDS encoding DUF305 domain-containing protein: MTSTTARTTARTSARVAATLGAAALAVSLAACGSSSDGRSAGSMGGMGGMGHGASPSASPSASSPSSSAAGQHDSADVTFAQQMVVHHQGAIAMADLAADRAGDQRVKDLAARIRAAQAPEIDQMTGWLQAWGEPTAAAAASGKGGMSGMSGMHHGDGGSAMGSDTGMMTDEQRGQLSAASGAAFDRLFLQMMVVHHQGAVAMSQQEQASGSSSEAKALAASIVTSQTAEIAEMQQLLADLG, from the coding sequence ATGACCAGCACCACCGCGCGCACCACCGCCCGCACGTCCGCCCGTGTCGCCGCAACCCTCGGGGCCGCAGCGCTCGCCGTCTCCCTGGCCGCCTGCGGCTCGTCCTCCGACGGCCGGTCCGCCGGCTCGATGGGCGGGATGGGCGGGATGGGTCACGGCGCGTCGCCGTCGGCGTCCCCGTCAGCGTCGTCGCCCTCGTCCTCAGCGGCGGGGCAGCACGACAGCGCCGACGTCACCTTCGCCCAGCAGATGGTCGTCCACCACCAGGGCGCGATCGCCATGGCGGACCTCGCCGCGGACCGCGCCGGTGACCAGCGCGTCAAGGACCTCGCCGCCCGCATCCGCGCCGCCCAGGCGCCCGAGATCGACCAGATGACCGGCTGGCTCCAGGCCTGGGGCGAGCCGACCGCGGCGGCCGCCGCGAGCGGCAAGGGCGGGATGAGCGGGATGAGCGGCATGCACCACGGAGACGGCGGCTCGGCCATGGGCAGTGACACGGGCATGATGACCGACGAGCAGAGGGGCCAGCTGTCGGCGGCCTCGGGCGCGGCCTTCGACCGCCTGTTCCTGCAGATGATGGTGGTCCACCACCAGGGCGCCGTGGCGATGTCGCAGCAGGAGCAGGCCTCCGGCTCCTCCTCCGAGGCGAAGGCGCTGGCCGCCTCGATCGTCACGTCCCAGACCGCGGAGATCGCCGAGATGCAGCAGCTGCTGGCCGACCTCGGCTGA
- a CDS encoding DedA family protein: MTDLIGGSGDLVGALGEPGVGALVLLETVAPPLTRDTVLPLSGSLVQQGQLSLAGVLLASTLGCVAGAWVFYGLGAALGRRRALDLLVRIPKVGRDGAERAAGWFERWGAWAVFLSRFVPGSGALTSVSAGARRMPPVVFSACTAAGSLSWNAALVGLGYAVPEQWEVVGDWAGAVGTAVFSSLVVVVVVVVGVLLVGSAHGRPRTRGRRR; this comes from the coding sequence GTGACGGACCTCATCGGGGGCTCCGGCGACCTCGTCGGCGCTCTGGGTGAGCCGGGTGTCGGAGCGCTGGTGCTCCTGGAGACCGTCGCCCCTCCGCTGACCCGGGACACCGTGCTGCCGCTGTCCGGGTCCCTGGTGCAGCAGGGCCAGCTGTCGTTGGCAGGGGTCCTCCTGGCCTCCACCCTGGGGTGCGTGGCAGGGGCGTGGGTCTTCTACGGCCTGGGGGCGGCCCTGGGCCGGCGTCGCGCGCTCGACCTCCTGGTGCGGATCCCGAAGGTCGGTCGTGACGGTGCCGAGCGCGCCGCGGGCTGGTTCGAGCGATGGGGGGCCTGGGCGGTCTTCCTCAGCCGGTTCGTCCCGGGATCGGGGGCTCTGACGTCCGTCTCGGCGGGAGCGCGCCGCATGCCACCGGTGGTCTTCAGCGCCTGCACCGCCGCCGGGAGCCTCAGCTGGAACGCTGCCCTCGTCGGGCTGGGGTACGCCGTTCCCGAGCAGTGGGAGGTGGTCGGCGACTGGGCCGGCGCGGTGGGCACGGCGGTGTTCTCCTCCCTGGTGGTCGTCGTGGTCGTCGTGGTCGGCGTCCTCCTGGTCGGCTCCGCCCACGGACGACCTCGGACGCGAGGCCGGCGTCGCTGA
- a CDS encoding ABC transporter permease — protein MTADQLGRLLLGVAALLAVALVVLRAAGVTVGPRGTAPLTAVLRGGLQLAAVGLVLRGVLDHVPALAAAVLAVMLATAVWTASRRLAPLQGLRAARRAVAVACAAGAVVVLGVVFSLGVLPFSARYVVALGGTVLGGTMTSATLAGRHLLAGLLARREEVEGWLALGAPPRRAVLDVARAAVRESLVPVLDQTRTTGLVTLPGAFIGALLGGASPVQAARFQLIVLAGLICAGSVVAVLVTTLLGAPKVLPAPAEQR, from the coding sequence GTGACCGCTGACCAGCTGGGGCGCCTGCTGCTGGGCGTGGCGGCGCTGCTCGCCGTGGCGCTGGTGGTGCTGCGCGCCGCGGGCGTCACCGTGGGGCCCCGGGGCACCGCACCGCTGACGGCGGTGCTGCGCGGCGGGCTGCAGCTGGCCGCCGTCGGCCTGGTGCTGCGGGGCGTGCTCGACCACGTGCCCGCCCTGGCCGCGGCCGTGCTCGCGGTGATGCTGGCCACCGCGGTGTGGACCGCCTCGCGCCGCCTCGCCCCCCTGCAGGGGCTGCGCGCCGCGCGGCGCGCCGTGGCGGTGGCGTGTGCGGCCGGGGCCGTCGTCGTCCTCGGGGTGGTCTTCTCCCTCGGGGTGCTGCCGTTCTCGGCGCGCTACGTCGTCGCGCTCGGGGGCACCGTGCTGGGCGGCACCATGACCTCGGCCACCCTGGCCGGGCGCCACCTGCTGGCCGGGCTGCTGGCCCGCCGCGAGGAGGTGGAGGGGTGGCTGGCCCTCGGCGCGCCACCGCGGCGGGCGGTGCTCGACGTGGCCCGCGCGGCGGTGCGCGAGTCGCTCGTGCCGGTGCTGGACCAGACCCGCACCACCGGGCTGGTGACGCTGCCGGGCGCGTTCATCGGCGCGCTGCTCGGCGGGGCCAGCCCGGTGCAGGCGGCCAGGTTCCAGCTCATCGTGCTGGCCGGGCTCATCTGCGCCGGCAGCGTGGTGGCCGTGCTGGTCACCACGCTGCTCGGGGCTCCGAAGGTGCTGCCCGCACCTGCCGAGCAGCGCTGA
- a CDS encoding COG4705 family protein, giving the protein MSPSSPSALRSDASTGRALLNKVPEVTVWFWIIKILCTTVGESFADWIDMTLGVGLLATAALFTVVLAGVLAWQFRTRQYRPTPYWLTVVLVSVTGTLYTDILTDQLQVPLWISSAVFAVLLAVVFRVWYVREGTLSIHAIDSRPREGFYWLTVLVTFALGTAVGDWFLELTGWSPGASALLPVALIAVVLIGWRAGGDAVLAFWLAYVLTRPLGANLGDFLAGAPADGGLGLGTLWTSLVFLATIAAVVAYLTVSRVDVATPASTATPSTRRSATRQRVVLVGWCLAAAATAGVLVVANSHRPAAAAASEESDGGSAPAVSSGGQVQGTVQLTAADTAAFRQTAQAMQSAVTSGQQATALSQARQLEKGWDDAQPTLQAKDPQGWTVVDGRIDAVLKAVRASTPEPAREGQALTQLLQVLPA; this is encoded by the coding sequence ATGTCGCCATCCAGCCCCTCCGCGCTCCGGTCGGACGCCTCGACCGGGCGAGCCCTGCTGAACAAGGTCCCCGAGGTCACCGTCTGGTTCTGGATCATCAAGATCCTCTGCACGACGGTCGGTGAGTCCTTCGCGGACTGGATCGACATGACCCTCGGCGTGGGGCTGCTCGCCACGGCCGCCCTGTTCACGGTCGTCCTCGCCGGCGTCCTGGCCTGGCAGTTCCGCACCCGCCAGTACCGGCCGACCCCCTACTGGCTCACCGTCGTGCTGGTCAGCGTCACGGGCACCCTCTACACCGACATCCTCACCGACCAGCTGCAGGTGCCGCTGTGGATCAGCAGCGCCGTCTTCGCCGTGCTGCTGGCCGTGGTCTTCCGGGTCTGGTACGTCCGTGAGGGGACGCTGTCCATCCACGCCATCGACTCCCGTCCGCGGGAGGGGTTCTACTGGCTGACGGTCCTGGTCACCTTCGCCCTGGGCACCGCGGTCGGCGACTGGTTCCTGGAGCTGACCGGCTGGTCCCCGGGTGCCTCGGCACTCCTGCCGGTCGCGCTCATCGCCGTCGTGCTCATCGGGTGGAGGGCCGGGGGTGACGCCGTCCTCGCGTTCTGGCTGGCCTACGTCCTCACCCGTCCGCTGGGGGCCAACCTGGGCGACTTCCTCGCCGGCGCTCCCGCCGACGGCGGGCTGGGGCTGGGCACGCTGTGGACCAGCCTGGTCTTCCTGGCCACCATCGCCGCCGTCGTGGCCTACCTGACCGTGAGCAGGGTCGACGTCGCCACCCCTGCCTCCACGGCCACGCCGAGCACCCGCAGGTCGGCCACTCGGCAGCGCGTGGTGCTGGTCGGGTGGTGCCTGGCCGCCGCTGCGACCGCGGGCGTCCTCGTCGTCGCGAACAGCCACAGGCCCGCCGCGGCAGCCGCCTCGGAGGAGTCCGACGGCGGGTCGGCGCCCGCGGTCTCCTCCGGCGGGCAGGTGCAGGGCACCGTGCAGCTCACCGCCGCTGACACCGCGGCCTTCCGGCAGACGGCTCAGGCCATGCAGAGCGCCGTCACCTCGGGGCAGCAGGCCACAGCCCTCTCCCAGGCCCGCCAGCTCGAGAAGGGCTGGGACGACGCCCAGCCCACCCTGCAGGCGAAGGACCCGCAGGGGTGGACCGTGGTCGACGGCCGCATCGACGCCGTCCTCAAGGCCGTGCGCGCCAGCACGCCGGAACCCGCCCGGGAGGGCCAGGCGCTCACCCAGCTGCTGCAGGTGCTGCCCGCCTGA
- a CDS encoding response regulator transcription factor, translated as MSIGTEGAAVLLVEDDALLRRAISRALQEVHARVTAVGTGLEALEAVGDGPDCDFSAVVLDIGLPDADGRDVCAAVRARGITTPVLFLTARGQVDDRLSGFTAGGDDYLPKPFDTRELLVRTGALVRRAGSAPPREVTGVRLDPVNLRLLAAPGGEDQSLTPTEYRVLAPLMNAPGEALRRRALAVAGWSAGAAVSDNVLDQYISRLRRKVEAASGGSSAIHTVHGIGYRFE; from the coding sequence GTGAGCATCGGCACCGAGGGGGCCGCGGTGCTCCTCGTGGAGGACGACGCGCTGCTGCGGCGGGCCATCAGCCGCGCCCTGCAGGAGGTGCACGCGCGCGTGACCGCCGTCGGAACGGGCCTGGAAGCGCTCGAGGCCGTCGGTGACGGGCCGGACTGCGACTTCTCGGCGGTCGTGCTGGACATCGGCCTGCCGGACGCCGACGGACGGGACGTGTGCGCTGCAGTCCGCGCCCGCGGCATCACCACCCCCGTGCTCTTCCTCACAGCCCGCGGCCAGGTGGATGACCGCCTGTCGGGCTTCACCGCCGGCGGGGACGACTACCTGCCCAAGCCCTTCGACACCCGGGAGCTCCTCGTGCGCACCGGGGCCCTCGTGCGCCGCGCCGGTAGCGCGCCACCGCGCGAGGTCACCGGCGTCCGGCTCGACCCGGTCAACCTGCGGTTGCTCGCCGCACCGGGCGGTGAGGACCAGTCGCTCACGCCCACGGAGTACCGGGTGCTGGCGCCCCTGATGAACGCCCCCGGCGAGGCGCTGCGGCGCCGCGCGCTGGCCGTGGCCGGGTGGTCCGCCGGCGCGGCGGTCTCGGACAACGTGCTCGACCAGTACATCTCCCGCCTGCGGCGCAAGGTCGAGGCGGCCTCCGGCGGGAGCAGCGCCATCCACACCGTGCACGGCATCGGCTACCGCTTCGAATGA
- a CDS encoding undecaprenyl-diphosphate phosphatase, with translation MLAASAPAATTGAPHLSWTEAAVVGVLQGVSELFPVSSLGHAVLVPALVGGSWARDLDVSAPGSPYLAFIVGLHVATAAALVLFYRRDWARIVTGLFSSVRHRRITGPDARLGWLLVAATVPVGLVGLVLEHPLRTVLARPVPTAVFLVLNGLVLLLVERGRRRQATPVTVASSGSPAARHRAPTAVIPAVSTTASAPAGASSSSEVATDRRLASLPLRTAVLVGSAQIAALAPGISRSGTTMVAGLRAGLTHQDAARFSFLLATPVIAAAGLLKLPELFGPLGDGIRGQVLLGSVLAGVSSYVAVRFLDRWFAHGSLRPYALYCVLAGLVSLGLLV, from the coding sequence CTGCTCGCCGCCTCAGCACCCGCCGCCACCACGGGTGCACCGCACCTCAGCTGGACCGAGGCCGCGGTGGTCGGGGTGCTGCAGGGCGTCTCGGAGCTGTTCCCCGTCTCCAGCCTCGGCCACGCGGTGCTGGTCCCGGCGCTGGTGGGGGGCAGCTGGGCACGCGACCTGGACGTCTCCGCCCCGGGCTCGCCCTACCTGGCGTTCATCGTGGGCCTCCACGTGGCGACCGCCGCCGCGCTGGTGCTCTTCTACCGGCGCGACTGGGCCCGCATCGTCACCGGCCTGTTCTCCTCCGTGCGCCACCGGCGGATCACGGGTCCCGACGCGCGCCTGGGCTGGCTGCTGGTCGCCGCCACCGTCCCCGTCGGCCTGGTGGGGCTGGTGCTGGAGCACCCGCTGCGCACGGTGCTGGCCCGGCCGGTCCCCACCGCGGTGTTCCTCGTGCTCAACGGGCTCGTGCTGCTCCTCGTGGAGCGCGGCCGCCGGCGCCAGGCGACCCCCGTCACGGTCGCGTCGTCCGGCTCGCCGGCCGCACGCCACCGCGCCCCCACCGCCGTCATCCCGGCCGTCTCGACGACGGCGAGCGCGCCGGCCGGGGCGTCGTCGTCCTCGGAGGTGGCCACGGACCGGCGCCTGGCCTCGCTGCCCCTGCGCACCGCGGTGCTCGTCGGGTCGGCGCAGATCGCGGCGCTGGCCCCGGGCATCAGCCGGTCCGGCACCACCATGGTCGCCGGGCTGCGCGCGGGCCTGACCCACCAGGACGCCGCCCGCTTCTCCTTCCTCCTGGCCACCCCGGTCATCGCCGCGGCCGGGCTGCTGAAGCTGCCGGAGCTGTTCGGCCCGCTGGGGGACGGCATCCGCGGGCAGGTGCTCCTCGGCAGCGTGCTGGCCGGCGTGAGCTCCTACGTGGCGGTGCGCTTCCTGGACCGCTGGTTCGCCCACGGCTCGCTGCGCCCCTACGCGCTGTACTGCGTGCTGGCGGGCCTGGTCAGCCTCGGCCTGCTCGTCTGA